The following proteins are encoded in a genomic region of Nicotiana sylvestris chromosome 4, ASM39365v2, whole genome shotgun sequence:
- the LOC104233031 gene encoding pentatricopeptide repeat-containing protein At4g14850 yields the protein MPFLSANALGSLIESAVSTQSLLLGRAAHAHIIRTLEPPFQPFLSNHLINLYSKLDALDSAQLLLSLTPTRYRSVVTWTALIAGSVQTGHFTSALLHFSNMRRECVQPNDFTFPCLFKASAFLHSPVTGQQLHALALKTSLIEDVFVGCSAFDMYGKTGLREYARKMFDEMPHRNIATWNARISNSVLDGKSYDAALKFIELLRVGEEPPNSITFCVFLNACSDGLYLKLGRQLHGYVIRLGFRSDVSVLNGLIDFYGKCHEVKYSELVFDEINERNGVSWCTMLAVYEQNDIWEKAFMVFLKARKEDIKPTEFMISSALSACAGMAVLELGRSIHGLAVKACIESNIFVGSALVDMYGKCGNIEDCESVFYEMPERNLITWNAVMGGYAHQGYADMALSLFEEMTSESHDVVPNYVTLVCVLTACSRAGTVKIGMDIFESMRKKYGIQPGPEHYACVVDMLARAGLVERAYEFIKKMPVPPTVSVWGALLGACRVYGKPELGKVAADNLFQLDPKDSGNHVILSNMFAAAGRWEEANLVRKEMKDVGINKGAGFSWISVRNSVHIFQAKDTIHERYPEIQAMLAKLKRDMKAAGYTADTNFALYDLEEEEKESEVWYHSEKIALAFGLIVIPPGVPIRITKNLRVCVDCHSAIKFISGITGREIIVRDNNRFHCFKDYQCSCRDYW from the exons ATGCCCTTCCTGAGCGCCAACGCTCTTGGATCGCTGATTGAATCAGCCGTATCAACTCAATCCCTTCTTCTTGGGCGAGCAGCTCATGCCCATATAATCAGAACTCTTGAACCCCCTTTTCAACCTTTCCTCTCCAACCATCTCATCAACCTCTACTCCAAACTCGACGCACTCGACTCAGCTCAACTCCTCCTCTCGCTCACCCCGACTCGTTACCGTTCTGTTGTCACCTGGACCGCTCTCATTGCCGGCTCCGTCCAAACTGGTCATTTTACCTCCGCGCTGTTACATTTCTCTAACATGCGCCGTGAGTGTGTTCAACCCAATGACTTCACTTTCCCTTGCCTTTTTAAAGCTTCTGCGTTTTTGCATTCCCCCGTTACTGGTCAACAGCTTCATGCACTGGCATTGAAAACTAGCTTGATTGAGGATGTTTTTGTTGGGTGTAGCGCATTTGACATGTACGGTAAAACGGGTCTACGGGAATATGCGCGGAAGATGTTTGATGAAATGCCGCATAGGAATATAGCCACGTGGAATGCACGTATTTCTAATTCCGTGCTTGACGGGAAGTCTTACGATGCTGCTTTGAAGTTTATTGAGCTCTTGCGAGTGGGCGAAGAGCCACCAAACTCGATTACTTTTTGTGTGTTTTTGAATGCTTGCTCGGATGGTTTGTATTTGAAGCTTGGGCGGCAGTTGCATGGTTATGTGATTCGGCTTGGGTTTCGATCTGATGTCTCTGTTCTGAATGGATTGATTGATTTTTATGGCAAATGTCACGAGGTGAAGTATTCGGAGCTGGTTTTCGATGAGATAAATGAGCGAAATGGTGTATCATGGTGCACCATGTTGGCGGTGTATGAACAGAACGATATATGGGAGAAGGCTTTTATGGTGTTCCTTAAGGCAAGGAAGGAAGATATTAAGCCAACTGAATTTATGATTTCAAGTGCGCTTAGTGCTTGTGCAGGAATGGCAGTGCTTGAGCTTGGGAGGTCTATTCATGGTCTTGCAGTAAAGGCTTGTATCGAGAGTAACATATTTGTTGGCAGTGCACTTGTTGACATGTATGGGAAGTGTGGTAACATAGAAGATTGTGAGAGCGTGTTTTATGAAATGCCTGAGAGGAATTTGATAACTTGGAATGCAGTAATGGGTGGTTATGCTCATCAAGGGTATGCGGACATGGCATTGAGTTTGTTTGAGGAGATGACAAGTGAAAGCCATGACGTGGTGCCTAATTATGTGACATTAGTTTGTGTATTGACAGCTTGTAGTAGGGCTGGAACTGTTAAAATAGGCATGGATATCTTTGAATCTATGAGGAAAAAGTATGGGATTCAACCAGGGCCAGAGCATTATGCATGTGTAGTGGATATGCTTGCAAGGGCTGGTTTGGTGGAGCGTGCATACGAGTTTATCAAGAAAATGCCTGTTCCACCAACAGTTTCAGTCTGGGGGGCTCTTTTAGGGGCTTGTAGAGTTTATGGAAAACCTGAACTAGGGAAGGTTGCAGCTGACAATTTGTTTCAACTTGATCCAAAGGACTCTGGAAACCATGTTATTCTTTCAAATATGTTTGCAGCTGCTGGAAG GTGGGAGGAGGCTAATCTCGTCAGGAAGGAGATGAAGGATGTGGGCATCAACAAAGGGGCCGGATTCAGTTGGATATCTGTAAGGAATTCTGTCCATATTTTCCAAGCAAAGGATACAATTCATGAGAGATACCCAGAGATTCAAGCAATGCTGGCCAAGTTAAAGAGAGATATGAAAGCAGCAGGTTATACTGCTGACACGAACTTTGCTCTGTATGACTTagaggaagaagaaaaggaatCAGAAGTTTGGTACCATAGTGAGAAGATTGCACTTGCATTTGGTCTCATTGTTATCCCTCCTGGAGTCCCTATAAGGATAACAAAAAATCTGAGGGTTTGTGTGGATTGCCATAGTGCAATAAAGTTCATATCGGGCATTACTGGTAGAGAAATTATAGTAAGAGATAACAACCGCTTTCATTGTTTCAAGGACTACCAGTGCTCGTGCAGAGATTATTGGTGA